AGTATGGCTCAGGTCCCGCAACGCAACGGCTCTGCCAGCAAACAGTGCTTCGGTTGGCGCTACCGCAGGCACCCTCCAGCCCGCCAGGCTGCTCTAACGGCGCTGGGCCTGGAGGGCACCGTCCAGGAACGTGCGTATCATAAACAACGTGCTAGGCTGGGTACGGGTCTCAGGATCGAGCCCGAACACTTGCGCTGATTGGAAGCCAAGTCTGTCTTGAGGGAACCAGCATCGCCTTAGCGAAGCAAGGGCGTGTAACCGCGAGCGTTGGTTGCGATCAAATCCGTCCAGCGCCGAGCCCAGATTTCCGTTGCGATGGTAATGAGCAGGGACTGGCGCGCAAAGAAGCCTTGCCCGGTTTCACCTGCAAGTCCCAAGGCGACCCGTTTGGGATCAAGAACGCCGTGTTTGACGAGCAGGCTATCTGAGAAGCATTCCCTGAACAGGTCAAGATTGTCCGCGAATACCTCGTTGAGAGTGTGAACGACACCGCCCTTTTGCTCTCGAACGAGAATTTCGTTTGGCAGAACGTCCGCAAATGCCAGGCGCGCCAGCCCGCGATCCCAGCCCTTCCAGATAAGATCGTAGATGGGAATCCTGAGACAGAGTTCATAAATCGGCTGCGAGCAGAGCGGGCTGAAGCTGATATAGCGCTCGCCCGATACGGATGTGGCGAAGTTTTCCGGAGCCGAGTTGAGTTGAAAGGCATGGACGAGTTTTGCCGGAGCAAGCCCTTCGAGCGCCGCAATCGTCTCAGTGATGCGCCGGTCCCGGAGCGTTTCGGCGAACTTCTGTTCGGACATGAGAGGCGACTCCGTTAAACGGAGGTTCTCAACCAGGGCACTGCCCGGCGGCTCGCGGCGGCCGACAATGGCGTCTTTCATAATGGCATAGATGGATCGCTTATTCCGTCGCGCAGCCCAGGCGGCAACTTGCAGAAAGCGGAGATCCACCCCCTTATCGAACAGATAATCTCTCGCGAAATTGAAATTGCCGCGGACGAAAATCGCATCGCCCGGTTCCCCGTCAAATACCGCTTGTGCTCCGCAGGATTGGATGACCGGGTATTCCATTGGAGCCCGAAAGGCGGAGAGCAGCTCGCCGAACGGCGTTCCGCTCAAGGGAAATTCCCACAGGAGATCGTAACGCTGATTGCCGCGACGGTCCGGAATTTCCGTCAAGGGGTAGTCGTTTTGCCTGACTGCCAGCCGCGCGAATTGCCGCTCATCGCCCTCGATCGTTGATCCGTAGTAGGTGAAGCAGTTTACCTGAACCCCATTCTCAGCCAGGCGCAGGGCAGAGGCAACAATCGATGAATCCAGACCCCCGGACAGGCGCAGGCAGATCTTTTGGAACAGGGAGGACCATGCCGAGACGCAGTCGACAACTGTTTCCCTGAGGCGCATTGCCAGAAGCCGCGCATCTTGGGTCTCAGAGGGCTTGGCAATTTGTCGCAAATCCCAGTCGTTGCAAAGGGTCGCGTTGCGATCGCTAATCCGCAGTGAGTGCCCATGCCGGAGCTGCTTGATCGGCAGAAGCGGAGCATCATCGGTTTCAATGTAGTGGTAGCGCTGATGAAACGTCAGGTAGGACCAGTCGATCTGGAAGCTAGCGGCTTTGATTTCTGCAATATGGGCCGGATTTGAGAAGAACAGCCAGATATCGCCATTGGTTACGTAATAGACTGGTATTCCGCAGAGCGGCGAGCGAAACGCCAGCGCCTGCCGGCTGGAGGCATCGACGCTGATGAGGACATATTGCCCCCAAAGGTCGCGGACCAGCGCTGACGGGTCAGCAAGGCGGGTGGCAGCGGATGCAAAGGCGGAAAGATCCCTTGGCGTAATGGGAGTCGAGCGGGAA
The window above is part of the Pedomonas mirosovicensis genome. Proteins encoded here:
- a CDS encoding asparagine synthase-related protein is translated as MFDYIAVIDLSQGLSATTAKEITDRVGASLPDYKQVSRTREFHLFVQNRTGALFDAISLQNGSLLGRAFKRDYSRSTPITPRDLSAFASAATRLADPSALVRDLWGQYVLISVDASSRQALAFRSPLCGIPVYYVTNGDIWLFFSNPAHIAEIKAASFQIDWSYLTFHQRYHYIETDDAPLLPIKQLRHGHSLRISDRNATLCNDWDLRQIAKPSETQDARLLAMRLRETVVDCVSAWSSLFQKICLRLSGGLDSSIVASALRLAENGVQVNCFTYYGSTIEGDERQFARLAVRQNDYPLTEIPDRRGNQRYDLLWEFPLSGTPFGELLSAFRAPMEYPVIQSCGAQAVFDGEPGDAIFVRGNFNFARDYLFDKGVDLRFLQVAAWAARRNKRSIYAIMKDAIVGRREPPGSALVENLRLTESPLMSEQKFAETLRDRRITETIAALEGLAPAKLVHAFQLNSAPENFATSVSGERYISFSPLCSQPIYELCLRIPIYDLIWKGWDRGLARLAFADVLPNEILVREQKGGVVHTLNEVFADNLDLFRECFSDSLLVKHGVLDPKRVALGLAGETGQGFFARQSLLITIATEIWARRWTDLIATNARGYTPLLR